From the Solanum stenotomum isolate F172 chromosome 4, ASM1918654v1, whole genome shotgun sequence genome, one window contains:
- the LOC125862725 gene encoding protein arginine N-methyltransferase 1.1-like, giving the protein MDSVSNNEIENSANYGKNPSKIKFQYEDDDEQVLQDETVTESSNLEVDEDISMCDPTTAAAVDGSTVGGDKTSADYYFDSYSHFGIHEEMLKDVVRTKTYQNVIYKNSFLFKDKVVLDVGAGTGILSLFCAKVGAKHVYAIECSSMADMAQEIVKLNGFSDVITVIKGKVEEIDLPVPQVDIIISEWMGYFLLYENMLDTVLYARDKWLVKDGLVLPDKASLCLTAIEDADYKEDKIEFWNSVYGFDMSCIRKQAMMEPIVDTVDQNQIVTNCQLLKTMDISKMTSGDASFTAPFKLIAERDDYIHALVAYFDVSFTKCHKLLGFSTGPKSRSTHWKQTVLYLEDVITVCQGEAVVGSMTVAPNKKNPRDVDIMLKYSVNGKHCRVSRTQYYRMR; this is encoded by the exons ATGGATTCTGTAAGCAATAATGAGATTGAGAATTCAGCAAACTATGGAAAAAATCCATCAAAGATCAAATTTCAgtatgaggatgatgatgaacAAGTATTACAAGATGAAACTGTTACGGAAAGCTCGAATCTTGAAGTGGATGAAGATATCTCCATGTGTGACCCCACCACCGCTGCTGCCGTGGATGGCTCGACGGTCGGCGGTGATAAGACCAGCGCTGACTATTATTTCGACTCATACTCACATTTTG GTATTCACGAA GAGATGTTGAAGGATGTGGTAAGAACTAAGACTTACCAAAATGTAATCTATAAAAATTCCTTTCTTTTCAAGGATAAAGTGGTCCTTGATGTGGGAGCTGGGACAGGAATTCTGTCACTCTTTTGTGCTAAAGTtggtgccaaacatgtttatgcG ATCGAATGCTCCAGTATGGCTGACATGGCACAAGAAATTGTTAAACTCAATGGATTTTCTGATG TTATAACGGTTATCAAGGGAAAGGTAGAGGAGATTGACCTACCCGTTCCACAAGTGGATATAATAATCTCCGAGTGGATGGGATACTTTCTTCTGTACGAGAACATGTTAGATACAGTCTTGTATGCTCGCGACAAGTGGCTG GTAAAGGATGGTCTTGTTCTGCCGGATAAAGCTTCTCTTTGTTTGACAGCTATTGAAGATGCTGATTACAAAGAAGATAAGATTGAAT TTTGGAATAGTGTGTATGGTTTTGACATGAGCTGCATACGAAAGCAAGCTATGATGGAACCTATTGTTGACACAGTAGATCAGAATCAGATTGTTACAAACTGCCAGTTACTGAAG ACGATGGACATTTCTAAGATGACTTCTGGGGATGCTTCCTTCACAGCTCCATTTAAGCTCATTGCAGAACGTGACGATTACATCCATGCCCTTGTAGCATACTTCGATGTCTCTTTCACTAAGTGTCACAAGTTGTTGGGCTTCTCAACAG GGCCCAAATCTCGAAGCACACATTGGAAGCAAACAGTTCTCTACCTGGAAGATGTGATAACTGTTTGCCAAGGGGAAGCTGTAGTTGGAAGCATGACTGTGGCTCCTAACAAGAAAAATCCTCGAGATGTCGATATAATGCTCAAATACTCCGTAAATGGTAAACACTGCCGCGTTTCAAGAACTCAGTATTATCGGATGAGATGA